A portion of the Stigmatella aurantiaca DW4/3-1 genome contains these proteins:
- a CDS encoding HlyD family secretion protein: MSPKLIVPVVVVVALALLLGFKIHAQDAALRGPSGGTGVIEGTDYNVASRLSARVVRVNVKKGAVVKKGDVLMALDCAEPEATLAEVEARLEASKAQSEAAGAQAQASLRAKNAAQAAILVAKAQAEALAAQRDTARRQAERLHALGQDVAVSNADQALGAAEGLKHQAAAALASSNLNQQQAEASVEQSRAAQAQAQASLRTVTAAEAALIRARLMVAECEVRSPSAGLVDEVFFEEGELPLPGATLARIVNLDEVRATFYLPNAELAAARPSERALIEADAYPQRTFAGAIRTVSTQAEFTPRNIQTRTDRDRLVYAVEVAVPNTEQLLRPGMPVRVTLAENRP; encoded by the coding sequence ATGTCGCCCAAGCTCATCGTTCCAGTCGTTGTCGTCGTGGCCCTCGCGTTGCTGCTGGGGTTCAAGATTCACGCACAGGATGCGGCCCTGAGGGGGCCTTCGGGGGGAACCGGGGTCATCGAGGGCACCGACTACAATGTCGCCTCGCGCCTGTCGGCCCGCGTGGTCCGGGTGAACGTGAAGAAGGGCGCCGTGGTGAAGAAGGGCGATGTGCTGATGGCGCTGGACTGCGCCGAGCCCGAGGCGACCCTGGCGGAGGTCGAGGCGCGGCTGGAGGCGTCCAAGGCCCAGTCGGAGGCGGCCGGTGCCCAGGCGCAAGCGTCCCTGCGGGCCAAGAACGCGGCGCAGGCGGCCATCCTGGTGGCCAAGGCCCAGGCGGAGGCGCTCGCCGCGCAGCGCGACACGGCGCGCCGCCAGGCCGAGCGGCTCCACGCCCTGGGCCAGGACGTGGCCGTCTCCAACGCGGACCAGGCCCTCGGGGCCGCGGAGGGGCTGAAGCACCAGGCCGCCGCGGCGCTGGCCAGCAGCAACCTCAACCAGCAGCAGGCGGAGGCTTCGGTGGAGCAGAGCCGCGCGGCCCAGGCGCAGGCCCAGGCCTCCCTGCGCACCGTCACCGCCGCCGAGGCGGCCCTGATCCGGGCGCGGTTGATGGTGGCCGAGTGCGAGGTGCGCTCGCCCAGCGCAGGGCTCGTCGATGAGGTCTTCTTCGAGGAGGGCGAGCTGCCGCTGCCCGGTGCCACCCTGGCGCGCATCGTGAACCTGGACGAGGTGCGGGCGACCTTCTATCTGCCCAACGCCGAGCTGGCCGCCGCCCGGCCGTCGGAGCGGGCCCTGATCGAAGCGGATGCCTACCCGCAGCGCACCTTCGCGGGCGCCATCCGCACCGTGTCCACCCAGGCCGAGTTCACGCCGCGCAACATCCAGACGCGCACCGACCGGGACCGGCTCGTCTACGCCGTGGAGGTGGCGGTGCCCAACACGGAGCAGCTCCTGCGCCCGGGCATGCCGGTGCGCGTCACCCTGGCCGAGAACAGGCCGTGA
- a CDS encoding ABC transporter ATP-binding protein, which yields MNALAAAAPVQDGIIIQAESLARSFGPVQAVRGISLQVRRGELYGLIGPDGAGKTTTIRMIAGLVTPDSGRAMVLGHDSLRGGLAVREYMGLMPQQYSLYGDLSIAENLRFFGRLFCLPRKLFEERAQRLLKITRLDRFTDRRADALSGGMYKKLALACALLHQPSVLLLDEPTNGVDPVSRRELWELLYEFVGEGMAVLVSTPYMDEAERCHRVGLIDRGVLLDEGSPHDLVKAFPHEAFEIDGGSREQLHELLERLPQVLASSPAGTRLKVVLEKGTAARVGEQLAPVGAKLRPSSLDFEDMFLVRLSQEGR from the coding sequence GTGAACGCCCTGGCGGCGGCAGCACCCGTCCAGGACGGCATCATCATCCAGGCCGAGTCGCTGGCGCGCAGCTTCGGCCCGGTGCAGGCGGTGCGCGGCATCAGCTTGCAGGTCCGCCGGGGCGAGCTCTACGGTCTGATTGGCCCGGATGGCGCGGGGAAGACCACCACCATCCGGATGATTGCCGGGTTGGTGACGCCCGACAGCGGCCGGGCCATGGTGCTCGGGCATGACTCGCTCCGGGGCGGGCTGGCGGTGCGCGAGTACATGGGGCTGATGCCCCAGCAGTACAGCCTCTACGGGGACTTGAGCATCGCGGAGAACCTGCGCTTCTTCGGGCGCCTGTTCTGCCTGCCGCGCAAGCTGTTCGAGGAGCGCGCGCAGCGGCTGCTGAAGATTACCCGCCTGGACCGGTTCACGGATCGCCGCGCGGATGCGCTCTCCGGAGGCATGTACAAGAAGCTGGCCCTGGCGTGTGCCCTGCTGCACCAGCCCTCGGTGCTGCTGCTGGACGAGCCGACCAACGGGGTGGATCCGGTCAGCCGCCGCGAGCTGTGGGAGCTGCTCTACGAGTTCGTGGGCGAGGGGATGGCCGTGCTGGTGTCCACGCCTTATATGGATGAGGCGGAGCGGTGCCACCGCGTGGGGCTCATCGACCGGGGCGTGTTGCTCGACGAGGGCTCCCCCCACGATTTGGTCAAGGCCTTCCCCCACGAGGCGTTCGAGATCGACGGTGGCTCGCGCGAGCAACTCCACGAGTTGCTGGAGCGGCTGCCCCAGGTGCTGGCCTCCTCGCCCGCGGGCACGCGGCTCAAGGTGGTGCTCGAGAAGGGGACGGCCGCGCGCGTGGGCGAGCAACTGGCCCCCGTTGGCGCCAAGCTCCGCCCGAGCAGTCTGGACTTCGAGGACATGTTCCTCGTGCGGCTCTCCCAGGAGGGGCGATGA